In one Thermaerobacter sp. PB12/4term genomic region, the following are encoded:
- the xerD gene encoding site-specific tyrosine recombinase XerD, whose translation MPAQEDNAATRAWQQATADYLEILRVERGLAAHTLAAYRRDLADFAAFAIARQVKPAGVTRPLILAYLHQLQRAGRSRATAARRLAALRGFFRYLAGEGKVEPDPAEGMATPRGGRPLPRVLAVDEVERVLELPHPASPAGLRDRAVLELLYATGLRVSELVGLDLDDLLLDHGLLRCRGKGGKERVVPVAAPAVEATRQYLERGRPALARRPGQRALFLNQRGGRLSRQWVWHLLRRAARRAGVPRAVSPHTLRHSFATHLLAGGADLRAVQELLGHADISTTQIYTHLTRHHLLEAYLRAHPRMAPGDGRPGSGAGGST comes from the coding sequence ATGCCGGCACAGGAGGACAACGCTGCAACCCGGGCCTGGCAGCAAGCGACGGCCGACTACCTGGAGATCCTGCGGGTCGAACGCGGCCTGGCCGCCCACACCCTGGCAGCCTACCGCCGGGACCTGGCCGACTTCGCCGCCTTTGCCATCGCCCGGCAGGTGAAGCCTGCGGGTGTCACCCGCCCGCTGATCCTGGCCTACCTGCACCAGCTGCAGCGGGCCGGGCGGTCCCGGGCCACGGCGGCCCGCCGGCTGGCGGCCCTGCGCGGCTTCTTCCGGTACCTGGCCGGCGAGGGGAAGGTGGAGCCCGACCCCGCCGAGGGCATGGCCACGCCCCGCGGCGGCCGGCCCCTGCCCCGGGTCCTGGCGGTGGACGAGGTGGAACGGGTGCTGGAACTGCCGCACCCCGCCTCGCCGGCGGGCTTGCGGGACCGGGCGGTGCTCGAGCTGCTCTATGCCACCGGCCTGCGGGTTTCGGAACTGGTCGGCCTCGATCTGGACGACCTGCTTCTGGATCATGGCCTCCTGCGCTGCCGGGGGAAGGGGGGCAAGGAGCGGGTGGTTCCCGTGGCCGCACCGGCGGTGGAGGCCACCCGGCAGTACCTGGAACGCGGGCGGCCCGCCCTGGCCCGCCGGCCGGGCCAGCGGGCGCTGTTCCTCAACCAGCGCGGCGGGCGCCTCAGCCGGCAGTGGGTCTGGCACCTCTTGCGCCGGGCGGCCCGGCGGGCGGGCGTGCCCCGGGCCGTAAGCCCCCACACCCTGCGCCACTCCTTCGCGACCCATCTGCTGGCGGGCGGTGCCGACCTGCGGGCCGTGCAGGAACTTCTGGGCCACGCGGACATCTCCACCACCCAGATCTACACCCATCTGACGCGGCACCACCTGCTGGAAGCCTATCTCCGGGCCCACCCCCGGATGGCGCCGGGCGACGGCCGTCCCGGGTCCGGAGCAGGGGGAAGCACGTGA
- the ald gene encoding alanine dehydrogenase, with product MPVVIGVPREIKSNENRVALTPAGVHALVREGHTVWVERGAGEGSGFSDDDYARAGARLAPDPEAVWENASLILKVKEPLPEEYRFFRPGLTLFTYLHLAADEPLTRALLDRGVTAIAYETVQRPDGSLPLLTPMSEVAGRMAPQVGAHFLEKVHGGRGVLLGGVPGVPPADVVIIGGGTVGRNAARIALGLGARVTVLDVRAEVLRWFDDIYGGRITTLMSNEYNVAQAVRRADLLIGAVLIPGARAPRLVSDEMVRSMKPGSVIIDVAVDQGGSIATIDRVTTHDNPTYEKYGVVHYAVANMPGAVPRTSTLALTNVTLPYILDLARLGVEEAVRRDPALARGVNTYRGYLTYRAVAEAHQLPYTPLAEAGLEPAAGTAGTR from the coding sequence ATGCCCGTCGTGATTGGCGTACCGCGGGAAATCAAGAGCAACGAGAACCGGGTGGCCCTGACGCCGGCCGGCGTCCACGCCCTGGTCCGGGAGGGCCACACCGTCTGGGTGGAACGGGGTGCGGGCGAGGGCAGCGGCTTCTCCGACGACGACTACGCCCGCGCCGGAGCCCGGCTGGCCCCCGATCCCGAAGCGGTTTGGGAGAATGCAAGCCTGATCCTCAAGGTCAAGGAGCCCCTGCCCGAGGAATACCGGTTCTTCCGGCCCGGACTGACCCTCTTCACCTACCTGCACCTGGCGGCGGACGAGCCCCTGACCCGGGCCCTGCTGGACCGCGGCGTGACGGCCATTGCGTACGAGACGGTACAGCGGCCCGACGGCTCTTTGCCGCTCCTGACCCCCATGAGCGAGGTGGCCGGCCGCATGGCGCCGCAGGTGGGGGCCCACTTCCTCGAGAAGGTGCACGGCGGCCGGGGCGTGTTGCTGGGCGGGGTGCCCGGCGTGCCGCCGGCCGACGTGGTGATCATCGGCGGCGGCACCGTGGGGCGCAACGCCGCCCGCATCGCCCTGGGGCTGGGTGCCCGGGTCACCGTGCTGGACGTCAGGGCCGAGGTGCTGCGCTGGTTTGACGACATCTACGGCGGCCGCATCACCACGCTGATGTCCAACGAGTACAACGTGGCCCAGGCCGTGCGGCGGGCCGACCTGCTGATCGGGGCCGTGCTGATCCCGGGGGCCCGGGCACCGCGGCTGGTTTCGGATGAAATGGTCCGGTCCATGAAGCCGGGGTCGGTGATCATCGACGTGGCCGTCGACCAGGGCGGTTCCATCGCCACCATCGACCGGGTCACCACCCATGACAACCCCACGTACGAAAAGTACGGGGTCGTCCACTACGCCGTGGCCAACATGCCCGGGGCGGTCCCCCGGACGTCCACTCTGGCCCTGACCAACGTCACCCTGCCTTACATCCTGGATCTGGCCCGGCTCGGGGTGGAGGAGGCCGTCCGCCGGGATCCTGCCCTGGCCCGCGGGGTGAACACCTACCGGGGGTACCTGACCTACCGGGCGGTGGCGGAGGCCCACCAGCTGCCCTATACCCCCCTGGCCGAAGCCGGACTGGAACCTGCAGCCGGCACCGCGGGGACGCGGTGA
- a CDS encoding NUDIX hydrolase, translating to METPLETETVWNGRIFEVRRSRVRLEGGQEALRDWIDHPGSVVVAAVTERREVLLVRQYRLPAGQELWELPAGRREPGEDPLAGARRELEEETGLRARTWRLLARFYASPGYTSEYKWLFLAQDLEPGHRHPDPDEEIAVRAVPLAEALAMAERGEIADAKTLIGLLLLERGGLLAESAPQRP from the coding sequence GTGGAGACACCCCTCGAGACGGAAACCGTGTGGAACGGCAGGATCTTTGAGGTACGGCGCAGCCGGGTCCGCCTGGAAGGCGGCCAGGAGGCCCTGCGGGACTGGATCGACCATCCGGGCAGCGTGGTGGTGGCGGCCGTGACGGAGCGCCGGGAGGTCCTCCTGGTGCGGCAGTACCGCCTGCCGGCCGGGCAGGAACTCTGGGAGCTGCCGGCCGGCCGCCGGGAACCAGGGGAAGACCCCCTGGCGGGAGCCCGGCGGGAGCTGGAAGAGGAGACGGGCCTCCGCGCCCGGACCTGGCGCCTGCTGGCCCGGTTCTACGCCTCGCCGGGGTACACCAGCGAGTACAAGTGGCTGTTTCTCGCCCAGGACCTGGAGCCGGGCCACCGCCACCCCGATCCCGACGAGGAGATTGCCGTCCGGGCGGTACCTCTGGCCGAAGCCCTCGCCATGGCAGAGCGCGGGGAGATCGCCGATGCCAAGACCCTGATCGGCCTCCTGCTCCTGGAGCGGGGCGGCCTTCTGGCCGAATCCGCCCCGCAGCGGCCGTGA
- the selA gene encoding L-seryl-tRNA(Sec) selenium transferase, producing MESGRSGPAADLRGLPAVHRLLEHPAVRAAAAGPAAGWATGVVREVLEDERRRRRQGEEPRTVDELAALAARQLQALTRPSLRRVINATGVVLHTNLGRAPLAREAVEAAAAVAGGYSTLEYDTGSGGRGSRLEHVRHLLRRLTGAEDALVVNNNAAAVFLVLAALASGREVVVSRGQLVEIGGSFRIPEILAASGARLVEVGTTNKTRLSDYEAAIGPDTALLLRVHTSNYRIIGFTASVPLSDLVALGRRHALPVVDDLGSGLLLPPAGPEAAGLASEPAVRDSVAQGADLVTFSGDKLLGGPQAGIIAGRADLIARLRRHPLMRALRCDKLVLAALEATLRLYLDPEAARRQVPVLAMLSRSPEELARAARRLATRLRRALGPRARVRLAAGESQAGGGSLPEVPWPTTLVGIEAPGLPAAALAAALRQGEPPVVARVQDQVLWFDPRTLLPGDERVLAGAVVAALDRLRPRA from the coding sequence ATGGAGTCCGGACGGTCCGGTCCGGCGGCGGACCTGCGCGGCCTGCCGGCGGTGCACCGCCTGCTGGAGCACCCGGCCGTGCGGGCGGCCGCCGCGGGTCCTGCCGCGGGCTGGGCAACGGGCGTCGTCCGGGAGGTGCTGGAGGACGAGCGCCGGCGCCGCCGGCAGGGAGAGGAACCCCGCACGGTGGACGAGCTGGCGGCCCTTGCCGCCCGGCAGCTGCAAGCCTTGACTCGCCCCTCGCTGCGGCGCGTCATCAACGCCACCGGGGTGGTTCTCCACACCAACCTGGGCAGGGCCCCCCTGGCCCGGGAGGCGGTGGAGGCCGCGGCCGCCGTGGCCGGCGGCTACTCCACCCTGGAATACGATACCGGGTCGGGAGGCCGCGGCTCGCGGCTCGAGCACGTGCGCCACCTGCTGCGGCGGCTGACCGGCGCGGAAGACGCCCTGGTGGTCAACAACAACGCCGCGGCCGTGTTCCTGGTGCTGGCGGCCCTGGCCTCCGGCCGGGAGGTGGTGGTGTCCCGCGGCCAGCTGGTGGAGATCGGCGGTTCCTTCCGCATTCCCGAGATCCTGGCCGCCAGCGGCGCCCGGCTGGTGGAGGTGGGCACCACCAACAAGACCCGCCTGTCCGACTACGAGGCCGCCATCGGTCCCGACACGGCGCTGCTCCTGCGGGTCCACACCAGCAACTACCGCATCATCGGCTTCACCGCCAGCGTCCCCCTGTCCGACCTGGTGGCCCTGGGCCGGCGGCACGCCCTGCCGGTGGTGGACGACCTGGGCAGCGGCCTCCTGCTCCCGCCCGCCGGGCCAGAAGCGGCGGGGCTGGCGAGCGAGCCGGCCGTTCGGGACAGCGTGGCCCAGGGAGCCGATCTGGTGACCTTCAGCGGCGACAAGCTGCTGGGAGGGCCCCAGGCGGGCATCATCGCCGGCCGGGCCGACCTGATCGCCCGCCTGCGCCGGCACCCGCTGATGCGGGCCCTGCGGTGCGACAAGCTGGTGCTGGCCGCCCTCGAAGCCACCCTGCGCCTTTACCTCGACCCGGAAGCAGCCCGCCGCCAGGTGCCGGTGCTGGCCATGCTGTCCCGGTCGCCGGAGGAACTGGCCCGAGCGGCCCGGCGGCTGGCGACCCGCCTGCGCCGCGCCCTGGGCCCCCGGGCCCGGGTCCGGCTGGCCGCCGGCGAGTCCCAGGCCGGTGGGGGGAGCCTGCCTGAGGTCCCCTGGCCCACCACCCTGGTGGGCATCGAAGCGCCCGGTCTTCCCGCAGCCGCCCTGGCGGCGGCGCTGCGCCAGGGGGAGCCGCCGGTGGTTGCGCGGGTCCAGGACCAGGTCCTGTGGTTCGACCCGCGCACCCTGCTCCCCGGGGATGAGCGGGTCCTGGCCGGCGCGGTGGTCGCTGCCCTGGACCGCCTGCGGCCGCGTGCATAA
- a CDS encoding DUF3866 family protein, whose amino-acid sequence MLHTLWGTVERVLASTPRRQELLVRAGEEWRRAIAFPDLVGKAGPGDRVWLNTTAVDLGLGTGGYDLVIAIPGRRPPPGTGEAMKLRYTPLQVRVEAAEERLGPLPNSLAGLPVVAVELHSQLPAVLAGWRWAGGRGGAVYVMTDAGALPAPFSRLLEDLRERRWLARVITAGQAFGGDDEAVHLASALLVARVRGADLVVAGMGPGILGTGETLGHSGLDQAWVLGLAAALGGRPVLVPRLSVADRRPRHRGLSHHTAGVLGVLAAPAWLALPRPLPREAARRLGQLAAGAAVTPVEVFTAPAATWWRAQGAVVTSMGRGPDQDPAFFHAGLAAGILAAWLARHQEPGRTVPVHRPGKEAACGDTPRDGNRVERQDL is encoded by the coding sequence ATGCTGCACACCCTCTGGGGTACGGTGGAACGGGTGCTGGCCAGCACTCCCAGGCGCCAGGAGCTTCTGGTGCGGGCCGGCGAGGAATGGCGGCGGGCCATCGCCTTCCCCGACCTGGTCGGAAAGGCCGGGCCCGGCGACCGGGTCTGGCTTAACACCACCGCGGTGGACCTGGGGCTGGGCACGGGCGGGTACGACCTGGTCATCGCCATTCCCGGGCGGCGCCCTCCGCCCGGCACGGGCGAGGCCATGAAGCTGCGGTACACGCCGCTGCAGGTGCGGGTGGAGGCCGCGGAAGAGCGGCTGGGCCCCCTGCCCAACAGCCTGGCCGGCTTGCCTGTGGTGGCCGTGGAGTTGCACAGCCAGCTGCCGGCCGTGCTGGCCGGCTGGCGATGGGCGGGCGGACGGGGCGGCGCGGTCTACGTCATGACCGACGCCGGCGCCCTGCCGGCGCCCTTCAGCCGGCTCCTGGAGGATCTTCGCGAGCGGCGGTGGCTGGCGCGGGTGATCACCGCCGGGCAGGCCTTCGGCGGAGACGACGAGGCCGTTCACCTGGCCTCCGCCTTGCTGGTCGCCAGGGTACGCGGCGCCGACTTGGTGGTGGCCGGGATGGGACCAGGCATCCTGGGGACGGGAGAAACCCTGGGCCACTCGGGCCTGGATCAGGCCTGGGTCCTGGGTCTGGCCGCCGCCCTGGGGGGCCGGCCGGTTCTGGTCCCGCGGCTCAGCGTGGCCGACCGCCGGCCGCGGCACAGGGGCCTGAGCCACCACACGGCGGGCGTCCTCGGGGTCCTGGCAGCCCCGGCCTGGCTCGCCCTCCCGCGCCCCCTGCCACGGGAGGCCGCCCGCCGACTGGGACAGCTGGCAGCCGGAGCTGCCGTGACGCCGGTGGAGGTCTTCACCGCCCCGGCCGCCACCTGGTGGCGGGCCCAGGGCGCCGTCGTCACCAGCATGGGCCGGGGTCCCGACCAGGACCCCGCCTTCTTCCATGCCGGGCTGGCGGCCGGGATCCTGGCGGCCTGGCTGGCGCGGCACCAGGAGCCCGGTCGTACCGTCCCGGTCCACCGGCCGGGAAAGGAGGCGGCCTGTGGAGACACCCCTCGAGACGGAAACCGTGTGGAACGGCAGGATCTTTGA
- a CDS encoding stage II sporulation protein M yields MLQYLPRALALTLRQHQAALVLAALILVVGIVTGALHVAQLDPGQQAQVGQYLDYLLATAAAGSADAGSGAGAAPDPAGPGGGSPTAGAWPGSSLPWQAAGSNLRQVVLAWGAGCLVLGLPVTLGMLFLHGYSLGFAVGALAAHWQWRGLVIALAGIFPPNLLQVPALLVVAAAATRLAAQVAASRWRRALPALDSPWSPYVALGLVAVVLATGSGLVEAYLAPRLLALAQRLAF; encoded by the coding sequence ATGCTGCAGTACCTGCCCCGAGCTCTGGCCCTCACCCTGCGGCAGCACCAGGCGGCACTGGTCCTGGCGGCGCTGATCCTGGTGGTGGGCATCGTCACCGGTGCCCTGCACGTGGCCCAGCTGGACCCGGGGCAGCAGGCCCAGGTAGGCCAGTACCTGGACTACCTGCTGGCGACGGCGGCCGCAGGCTCCGCGGACGCGGGCTCCGGTGCCGGCGCCGCCCCCGACCCCGCAGGGCCGGGAGGGGGCAGCCCGACCGCCGGGGCCTGGCCGGGTTCCTCCCTGCCGTGGCAGGCGGCGGGCAGCAACCTGCGCCAGGTGGTCCTGGCCTGGGGGGCGGGCTGCCTGGTGCTGGGCCTGCCCGTGACCCTGGGCATGCTCTTCCTGCACGGGTACAGCCTGGGCTTTGCCGTCGGGGCCCTGGCCGCCCACTGGCAATGGCGGGGCCTAGTCATCGCCCTGGCCGGCATCTTCCCACCCAACCTGTTGCAGGTCCCTGCTCTCCTGGTGGTGGCTGCCGCCGCCACCCGCCTGGCGGCGCAGGTGGCCGCCAGCCGCTGGCGCCGGGCCCTGCCGGCCCTGGATTCCCCCTGGTCGCCCTATGTGGCCCTTGGCCTAGTGGCGGTCGTACTGGCCACCGGCTCCGGGCTCGTGGAAGCTTACCTGGCCCCCCGCCTGCTGGCCCTGGCCCAGCGCCTGGCCTTCTGA